A single Lolium perenne isolate Kyuss_39 chromosome 6, Kyuss_2.0, whole genome shotgun sequence DNA region contains:
- the LOC127326787 gene encoding disease resistance protein Pik-2-like — MKTSSLIIVITTRQEDIAKHCCKKPECIFRLHALQDKDAYDLFTRKVFRTKNADLAKEYPELLEPAKMILKKCDGLPLAIETIGGYLAEQPRKTAMEWRKVIDQISVELEMNPKFEPIRTALAVPYNGLPYYLKSCFLYMSIFRQERNVSRIRLVRRWVAEGYSPDSSVAHRYFMELAQRSMISPMGSVFSRWDRINSCQVHDLIYDIIVAESMGENLVFRLEEGCSSNTHGTVRHLVVNSNWVGDERELENTVELSRIRSLTVFGKWRKFYISHKMKFLRVLDLEGTEGLTGHHLEHIGEHLHLRYLSLRGCNGVTYLPGSVGNLGQLETLDIKFTRILDLPRTITKLGKLRLLQAGSAYSVQRRTLQWPLGACPCYKKSTVHLFGVNVPRGIGKLKTLHTLRSVHLAWGNATIKEIKALTGLHKVGVFGIDANNGPEFCSAISNLGSLVSLSVRSEEGDLYDCLYSMPSPPKKLESLKLYGCLKKLPEWIKGLQNLVKLKLDTAELSGNAETMQVLGSLPNLSILRLQVKSFQSEGQPITFQGGSFRSLVALHLYFIEVENESLEFEPSSMPELKVLSLKLLNSKTGFFSGLEFLPSIKEVRLSVMLSVIFLKQTENMNDEEGEKESKHRTDRVTENMAKQLAGNQNRPILKVL, encoded by the exons ATGAAAACTTCAAGCTTGATCATAGTGATCACCACAAGGCAAGAAGATATCGCGAAGCATTGTTGCAAGAAACCAGAGTGCATATTCCGTCTACACGCTCTTCAAGATAAGGATGCATATGACCTCTTCACAAGAAAG GTATTCAGGACTAAGAATGCAGATTTGGCAAAGGAATATCCTGAGTTGCTCGAACCAGCAAAAATGATCCTAAAAAAGTGCGATGGGCTTCCGCTTGCGATAGAAACCATAGGTGGCTACTTAGCAGAGCAGCCAAGAAAAACAGCCATGGAGTGGAGGAAAGTGATTGATCAAATTAGTGTTGAGTTGGAGATGAATCCGAAGTTTGAGCCCATAAGAACGGCTCTTGCTGTTCCATATAATGGCCTGCCCTATTACCTCAAGTCTTGCTTCCTGTATATGTCCATCTTTCGTCAAGAACGCAATGTTAGTAGGATCCGTTTGGTGCGTCGATGGGTTGCGGAAGGCTACTCACCAGACAGTTCGGTGGCACACAGATACTTCATGGAACTCGCTCAGAGAAGCATGATATCACCAATGGGGTCGGTTTTCAGCCGGTGGGACAGAATCAACTCCTGCCAGGTACATGATCTGATATATGACATCATCGTCGCAGAGTCGATGGGGGAAAATCTTGTTTTCAGGCTGGAGGAAGGGTGCAGCTCAAACACTCACGGCACAGTACGCCACCTTGTGGTGAACAGCAACTGGGTAGGAGATGAGCGTGAGTTGGAGAACACCGTGGAGCTGTCCCGAATACGGTCACTGACAGTGTTTGGCAAGTGGAGGAAGTTTTACATCTCTCACAAGATGAAGTTTCTCCGGGTGCTGGACCTGGAAGGAACGGAAGGTCTCACTGGCCATCACCTTGAGCACATTGGGGAGCATCTTCACCTGAGATACCTTTCCCTAAGAGGGTGTAATGGTGTCACATACCTCCCGGGATCGGTGGGTAACCTGGGACAGCTCGAGACACTAGACATCAAATTTACAAGAATATTGGATCTGCCCAGAACCATCACCAAGCTCGGCAAGCTGCGTCTTCTGCAAGCCGGCAGCGCTTATTCAGTTCAGCGGCGGACATTGCAATGGCCTCTTGGTGCATGCCCTTGCTACAAGAAAAGTACCGTGCATCTTTTTGGTGTTAATGTGCCAAGAGGGATTGGGAAACTAAAAACCCTGCACACGCTGCGGTCTGTGCACCTTGCATGGGGAAATGCCACCATAAAGGAGATCAAAGCTCTCACCGGCCTGCACAAAGTAGGAGTGTTTGGCATCGACGCAAACAATGGTCCGGAGTTCTGCTCAGCCATCTCCAACCTCGGCTCTCTCGTATCTCTGTCGGTGCGGTCCGAAGAAGGAGATCTGTATGACTGCTTATATAGCATGCCCTCGCCTCCGAAAAAACTTGAGAGCCTCAAGCTGTACGGCTGTCTAAAGAAACTCCCAGAATGGATCAAGGGGCTCCAGAACCTTGTGAAGCTGAAGCTGGACACCGCCGAGCTATCGGGAAACGCCGAAACCATGCAGGTCCTCGGAAGCCTACCAAACCTCTCCATCCTGCGTTTGCAGGTGAAATCGTTTCAGAGTGAAGGCCAGCCTATCACTTTCCAGGGAGGCAGTTTTAGAAGCCTAGTGGCGCTCCATCTTTATTTTATCGAGGTGGAAAACGAGTCGCTGGAGTTTGAGCCATCGTCTATGCCGGAGCTCAAGGTGCTGAGCCTGAAGCTGTTGAACTCCAAAACCGGTTTCTTCTCTGGGCTCGAGTTCCTCCCAAGCATCAAGGAGGTACGGCTCAGCGTCATGTTGTCCGTGATCTTTCTGAAACAAACAGAGAATATGAACGACGAGGAGGGGGAAAAGGAATCAAAACACAGGACAGACAGGGTCACAGAGAACATGGCAAAGCAGCTTGCGGGCAATCAAAATAGACCCATTTTGAAGGTTCTGTGA